Within Planctomycetia bacterium, the genomic segment AAGCCTGCGGCGAACTCCTCCATCAATTCACCGCCACCGAATGCCGTAACTACCTCCGCCACTGCGGATATCGCTATACTTAGCCTTGATGCGCTCTAGTCCGATTCTTTGGCGGGTTCTGACGCCAAACGGGGCATTTCCTCCTGGAGCGATTTCCGCCAGGCGGCTTTCAGCGGCCCAGGAATCGCCGCCTGAGGCATCTCGTGCTTTGTCGATTGTTCGGCGAAGCATGCCCCGTTCGTCTCTTTTCAACCGGAGGATCGATCTGATGAATTGTCGCCACACGTTTCGCTCGCAGACATACAGGAAGTTAGCGCTGCTGACAGCAATGGCGTCCCAATTGCTGAATCCTTGCCCATCGCTTGTCCAAGGCGCGGAGATCGATTTGACTCAAATCGGGTCGCCGAATTGGCGCCCCGCCGACTTCCAGTTGTTCACGGCCCCAGCCGCCCCGTTCCCGGATGCGTTCCTCAATACGCTCGATCAACTCCTCCCGCTCGAAGGCCCCGGTACCACAACGTACACACCGCATCTCGGGCCCTACGATACCGAACTGTCCACCAATGCGGCGGCCGCGGGCTTCGTCAATCAGAATGTCTTTCCTCAAAGCGCGATCATGCTTGATCCAAACGGTGTCTACTTCGCGTTCATGATGCTGCCGGATCCTGGCGTCACCGGATCCTCGCGCGATTTTGCATCGGGCCCGGTGATTCCCAATTCGCTGTTCCCGATGACCACGCACGCCGAGATGTGGCTGGACGATGTGCTGGTGGAGACGTTGCAAGACGGCATCTTCAATATTCGTCCGGGAGACGCCCCCTTCGACGGAGCGAGTCACCGCGCGCCCGCTCAGGTCGTCTGGTATCCCTGGGCGGACGATCCCAACGCCGGGCCGTTGGGCGACCACGAGATTCGCTGGTCGCTGACAGACGTGCAAGGCAACGGCTGGGAAATGGTCGCACCCTTTACGGTCGTTCCAGAGCCATCGGCGCTGTTGCTGGGCTCTTTCGGCGCAATTGCTTTGATCTTGGCGCGTCGCTATCGTCGCGGGAACGTCTTACGAAGCGGCAGCGCCTACTCGGCGTAAAGCTGGAAATCAGGCCAACTCACATTCTCACCGGGAGACTCTTATGGAACGCCATTTCCCAATTTGGGCGGCCCTTGGCATGCTGATGCTCGCGAGCGGCCGTGCGGCGACCGCCGCCTATGACTATCAATCGATCGACTATCATGGCGCCACCGCGACGTACGCCAATGGAATCAAC encodes:
- a CDS encoding PEP-CTERM sorting domain-containing protein gives rise to the protein MNCRHTFRSQTYRKLALLTAMASQLLNPCPSLVQGAEIDLTQIGSPNWRPADFQLFTAPAAPFPDAFLNTLDQLLPLEGPGTTTYTPHLGPYDTELSTNAAAAGFVNQNVFPQSAIMLDPNGVYFAFMMLPDPGVTGSSRDFASGPVIPNSLFPMTTHAEMWLDDVLVETLQDGIFNIRPGDAPFDGASHRAPAQVVWYPWADDPNAGPLGDHEIRWSLTDVQGNGWEMVAPFTVVPEPSALLLGSFGAIALILARRYRRGNVLRSGSAYSA